CATCACAGTTTCATGGGAGGGCTTCTTGAGCATACTGTGTCGGTGGTTTCCATATGCCAGTATTTAAGCGATAAATATAAATACGTAAACCGGGACCTTCTTATCGCAGGCGCCCTTTTACATGATGTGGGAAAGATTTACGAGCTTTCGTCCTTTCCTGAAAATGAATATACAGATGACGGCCAGTTAATCGGTCATTTAGTTATGTGCTCGGAGCTTATAGGAAAGGAAGCTTCCAAAATAGATAATTTTCCTCATCAGCTTGAAAGCCTTTTAAAGCATCTGGTTCTTTCCCATCACGGGCTTTTGGAATACGGCTCTCCAAAAATTCCTCAGACTATTGAAGCCTTTATCCTTCACTGTGTAGACGACATGGATGCAAAGGTAAAAATGTTCGAGGAAATGATACAAAGCGACAATACGCAGGGCAATTGGGTTGGATACCATAAAATGCTAGCCAGAAATATAAGAAAATCTGATTTCGATGAAAAATAAAAATGATTTTATATCTGCCAACGAAATAAATAAATTCGCATACTGCAATTATCAGTGGTATTACGAGAGGCTTTACGGAGCGTCGGAAATACGCAGGCTCTATAAAGAAAGAAATGAGGCCCTTGGCATAGAAGGCTCCGCCAAGGGCAATTTTTCAAAGGGCCTTGAATTTCATGACAAATTTTATAAAAAACAAAAGCTCCTGAAATCTTTAAAATTAGCTCTTTTTGTAATAAGTGCAATAGTCGGCCTCATGGCAGGCTTTTTATATTACTATATTTACTTACAGTAATTTTCTTATAAAGAAACAATAAAACCTTATTCACTTTAACTCAAAAATACGAATTCCTTTCTCAAACGTATATTCTTAAGTTAAAGTGAATACAGGGTTTTATTACTGTTTAACTTTAAATTTATCATACAATATGAATAAAATTAAGCTTTGCTTAATCTTATTCACGAATACATTTTTCTTTAGAAAATGTATAATCAAAACCTATGGTTTATAATACAATAATCCGGCAGACTTTAAATATCCCCAGAAGATTATGGGGATATTTTGTGGATAATTTCCTTAGAATTTTGGTGAAATATATGAAGGATTATCTTTTAATACTTATACTGGTTTTTTCGGTTCTTTTTGCTGCAAGGCTGATTTATTTTATAATTTCCCATGTAAAATACCAGGTTAAAAAGAAGAAAATTAAATTTCCCGGTTCAGGATACCGGCTTTTTTACTCTGATGAGAAAAACACCCCCAGAAAAGAAAATGTTATCTATTCTAAGCTTTTAAAAAGCGAAAAATACGGCTTAC
This is a stretch of genomic DNA from Anaeropeptidivorans aminofermentans. It encodes these proteins:
- a CDS encoding 3'-5' exoribonuclease YhaM family protein; amino-acid sequence: MRYIEDFKEDDRIIDHFLCKQKHSLKSRSGKTYLSLKLQDKTGTIDAKVWELNNDIQSFEENDYIKVDGVVVTYQNDVQLKVSKIRKSKDGEYDPSDYIPVTDKDITSLYNQLKEYIASVRNVHIRTLLENIFYKNSIISENIKTHSAAKQMHHSFMGGLLEHTVSVVSICQYLSDKYKYVNRDLLIAGALLHDVGKIYELSSFPENEYTDDGQLIGHLVMCSELIGKEASKIDNFPHQLESLLKHLVLSHHGLLEYGSPKIPQTIEAFILHCVDDMDAKVKMFEEMIQSDNTQGNWVGYHKMLARNIRKSDFDEK